The Nostoc sp. 'Lobaria pulmonaria (5183) cyanobiont' DNA window CCGTTCTGCGCGATGGTATTTTGACTTATCCCACGATGACTGAAGGGTTAAATATATTGTTTTCCAAGTTGTAAGAACGCAGTAAGTAAAGACCCAAGAACTTAGCAACTACCAATGAGGAGTTGAATTATGCAGGTTAATTCCCAGGAAAAATCTACCCGCTTGATCGCTTTTGCGGTCAGTCCTGACTGTGAAAAAGCACGATGGGCATCATGAACTACGGAATACTCTTGCTGGAGCATTTGTGCTGCGTTTATTTCGTGAGGAAAGGCGAAATAGTTTTCGCTTAACTAGCTTGGTTCAAGGATGAAGGTGAGCATGGATACTGAAACCAGTTGGATTCTATAGTGTTGTATCATATCCAGTGAAAGACTTATTCATACCACAGTGGGCAAGAGCCAGGGAGAAAAGAGTTTTAGATTTTTGCATAGATATATCGAACGATCGTTAATTAACTAGACTTGATGTAACAGAGTGCTTTCAATACTAAAGTCATTGGAACAGGTATGAAACTAAAAGATAAAATTGCACTGGTTACAGGTAGTAGTCAAGGGATAGGACAGGCGATCGCAATTCGTCTAGCACAGGAAGGAGCAAGTATTGTTATCAACTACCGCTCTCATCCTGAAGGTGCGGAAGAAACCTTGTCGAAAGTAAAGGCAGCTGGTGGTCAGTGCCATATAGTAGACGGGTTTGCAATTCAAGGAGATATAGGTACGGTTGCCGATGTGCAGCGCATGATTGCAGACAGTATTTCCCACTTTGGCAAGCTAGATATCTTAGTTAACAATGCAGGCATCGAAAAAAACGCCGATTTTTGGGATGTGACTGAAGCCGATTACGATGCTGTCATGAATGTGAATCTCAAAGGAATATTCTTTGCCACACAAGCATTTGTGCAACACCGACTAGAAACAAAGCAACCTGGCAAGATTATTAATATTAGTTCCGTACACGAAGAATTACCCTTTCCGCACTTTGCTGCCTACTGTGCTAGCAAAGGTGGCTTGAAAATGCTCACCCGTAATTTAGCTGTGGAACTGGCTCCTCATGGCATTAATATTAATAATGTTGCGCCAGGGGCAATCGAAACTCCCATCAATACTAAACTTTTAAACGATCCACAGAAGTTAGGGGCACTCCTGAAAAACATTCCCTTGGGACGATTAGGACAACCAGGAGATGTTGCGTCTATGGTGGCATTTCTCGCATCTTCTGAGTCAGATTATGTAACAGGGACAACATTTGTTGTTGACGGTGGATTGCTCTGGAATTATCAAGAGCAATAGAAAGGCAAAGGGTCAGGGGAGCAGGGGGCAGAGGAGCAGAGGAGTGGAGTTCAAAGACTCATTAATGGAGTTCAAAGCCTCATTAATGGAGTTCAAAGCCTCATTAATGGAGTTCAAAGACTCATTAATGGAGTTCAAAGACTCATTAATGGAGTTCAAAACCTCATTAATGGAGTTCAAAGACTCATTAATGCAGTTCAAAGACTCATTAATGCAGTTCAAAGACTCATTAATGGAGTTCAAAGCCTCATTAACGGAGTTCAAAGCCTCATTCCCCATTCCCAATTCCCAATGCCCATTTTGAATTTTAAATTTTAAATTTTGAATTCGGAGCGAAGCGACGTGACTCCAGAAGAAGTAAGATTGCAGCAGGATCAAGAACGTGTTGCCTACTGGAAACGCTGGGGGCCTTATCTCAGCGATCGCCAATGGGGAACGGTGCGGGAGGATTATAGCCACGATGGTTCTGCTTGGGATTATTTTCCTCACGATCATGCCCGATCGCGTGTTTACCGTTGGGGCGAAGATGGTATTGCTGGTATTTCCGATAGTCGGCAACGTTTGTGTTTTGCGATCGCGCTGTGGAATGGCAACGATCCCATTCTCAAAGAACGATTGTTTGGGCTAACGGGCACAGAAGGTAATCACGGTGAGGATGTTAAAGAGTATTACTTTTATCTTGACAATACGCCCACCCATTCCTACATGAAATGCTTGTACAAGTATCCCCAACAAGCATTTCCCTACACGCAACTCTTAGAAGAAAATCGACGCAGAAGCAAATTTGAACCGGAGTTCGAGCTACTTGATACGGGTATCTTTGCCGAAAACCGTTATTTTGATGTTTTCATCGAGTATGCCAAAGCCGCACCAGAAGATATTTTAATTCAAATTGCGATCGCTAATCGCAGTTCAGAAGTCAGCACACTCCACCTACTGCCAACACTCTGGTTTCGTAATATCTGGGCTTGGAATCTCGAAATTGAGAAACCTTTGATGAAAGTGGTTAGCTCAGATTCCAACTTCAGTTTAATTGAAGCCGAGAATTCTCACCTGGGAACTCGTTGGCTATACTGCCAAGGAGACACAGAACTCCTGTTTACCGACAACGAAACCAATTACGAACGATTATTTGGTTACAACAATGACTCACCTTATGTCAAAGATGGCATTAATGAGTATGTGGTGAATGGGAAAACAGCAGCCGTCAATTCCAGCCGTATAGGTACAAAGTTTGCCTCTCACCAGAAATTAATCATCAATCCAGGTGAAACTAAAGTTGTGCGCTTGCGGTTGAGTGATGTGCAAACACTGACAGATCCTTTTGGCAAAGATTTTGACACAATTTTCCAGACACGCATTGCCGAAGCTGATGAATTTTATCAGGGCATCTGTCCCTTCCCAACCTCAGAAGATGAGCGCAATATTCAGCGCCAAGCCTTTGCCGGCTTGCTATGGAGCAAACAGTATTATAACTATGTCGTTCATGACTGGCTCAAGGGCGATCCCCAACAACCGCCACCTCCACCGGAACGACAAGCTGGACGCAACCATGAGTGGATTTCTCTATTTAGCGAAGATATCCTCTCCATGCCAGACAAGTGGGAATACCCTTGGTTTGCTGCTTGGGATCTAGCATTTCACCTAATTCCCCTAGCTGTGCTCGATCCAAATTTTGCTAAGTTGCAGCTAGACCGCCTCACACGCGAATGGTATATGCAGCCCAATGGTCAATTACCTGCTTACGAATGGGCATTAGGTGATGTTAATCCCCCCGTGCAAGCGTGGGCAGCTTTGCGCGTTTATCAAATCGAGCAGAAGTTTTACAAAAAAGCCGATCGCGCTTTTCTGGCAAAGGTCTTTCATAAGCTGCTGCTGAATTTTACTTGGTGGGTAAATCGCAAAGATGTAGAAGGTAAGAACGTCTTTCAGGGCGGGTTTTTGGGACTGGACAACATAGGGGTATTTGACCGCAGCAAAGAATTGCCCACAGGCGGCCATCTCAATCAAGCAGATGGTACAAGCTGGATGGGAATGTACTGTTTAAATATGCTAGCGATCGCCCTAGAACTTGCTGAAGAAGATTCTACCTACGAAGACATTGCTAGCAAGTTCTTCGAGCATTTTCTTTACATTGCCGATGCCATTGACGGCATTGGTAATGCAGATATTTCGCTATGGGATGAAGAAGACGGCTTTTACTACGATGCCCTGCATTTACCCGATGGACGGCAATTTCCGGTAAAAGTACGCTCAATCGTAGGGTTAATTCCCCTTTACGCTGTCACAGTCTTGGAATTAGAAACTTTACAACGTTTTCCCGGCTTTAAGCGTCGGATGGAATGGTTCATTCGCAATCGCCCAGATTTAAAAGATAATGTCGCCTGTATGGAAACACCAGGGGTAGGTGCAAGAAAACTATTAGCGATCGCTTACAAGACAAAATTACAACGTATTCTGCAACGGATGCTCGACGAGAATGAATTCTTGAGTGATTACGGAATTCGTGCCATTTCCAAGCATCACCTCAAAGATCCTTATATCTTACATCAAGGCGAACATGATTACTGCGTTCGTTACGAACCCGCCGAATCTACCACAAGTTTGTTTGGCGGTAACTCTAACTGGCGTGGCCCGATTTGGTTCCCGGTAAACTATTTAATTATTGAAGCACTCCGGAAGTTTCATGACTACTTCGGAGATAGCTTGAAGGTGGAATATCCCACAGGTTCCGGGCAAGAAATGACATTACAGGAAGTAGCGATCGCCCTTTCTCATCGCTTAGTTGCAATTTTTGAGCAAGATCCTGCCGGTCGTCGTCCGGTATATGGCGGTCTAGAAGTATTTCAATCCGATCCCCATTGGCGCAACTATATTTTGTTCCATGAATACTTTCACGGAGATAACGGGGCGGGTATTGGAGCTAGTCATCAAACAGGCTGGACAGGATTAGTCGCCGCGCTAATTCTCCAAAATGCTGAACACCGGGCGCAAGAGCAGCATGGAAAGATTTAGAAAACATTTATCAGAATACTTAATGGAAGCAGCAGAACTGGGATTATTTCTGATTGCTGCGGGAGTATTCACCTGTGTGTTTGAGTATCCTGGTTCCCCGATTCATTAAGCAATTCCCAATGGCGATTTGCGTCGGTTTTTAATTGGTGTGGTCATGGGGACAATAGCAATTACCCTGATTTATTCGCCTTGGGGCAAGCAATCTGGCGCTCACATTCTATCGTCTGGGAAAAGTCAAACGTCAGGATGCTATTTTTTATATTCTGTTTCAAAGTTTGGGCGGATTGTTTGGGGTTTATTTGG harbors:
- a CDS encoding glucose 1-dehydrogenase is translated as MKLKDKIALVTGSSQGIGQAIAIRLAQEGASIVINYRSHPEGAEETLSKVKAAGGQCHIVDGFAIQGDIGTVADVQRMIADSISHFGKLDILVNNAGIEKNADFWDVTEADYDAVMNVNLKGIFFATQAFVQHRLETKQPGKIINISSVHEELPFPHFAAYCASKGGLKMLTRNLAVELAPHGININNVAPGAIETPINTKLLNDPQKLGALLKNIPLGRLGQPGDVASMVAFLASSESDYVTGTTFVVDGGLLWNYQEQ
- a CDS encoding MGH1-like glycoside hydrolase domain-containing protein — translated: MTPEEVRLQQDQERVAYWKRWGPYLSDRQWGTVREDYSHDGSAWDYFPHDHARSRVYRWGEDGIAGISDSRQRLCFAIALWNGNDPILKERLFGLTGTEGNHGEDVKEYYFYLDNTPTHSYMKCLYKYPQQAFPYTQLLEENRRRSKFEPEFELLDTGIFAENRYFDVFIEYAKAAPEDILIQIAIANRSSEVSTLHLLPTLWFRNIWAWNLEIEKPLMKVVSSDSNFSLIEAENSHLGTRWLYCQGDTELLFTDNETNYERLFGYNNDSPYVKDGINEYVVNGKTAAVNSSRIGTKFASHQKLIINPGETKVVRLRLSDVQTLTDPFGKDFDTIFQTRIAEADEFYQGICPFPTSEDERNIQRQAFAGLLWSKQYYNYVVHDWLKGDPQQPPPPPERQAGRNHEWISLFSEDILSMPDKWEYPWFAAWDLAFHLIPLAVLDPNFAKLQLDRLTREWYMQPNGQLPAYEWALGDVNPPVQAWAALRVYQIEQKFYKKADRAFLAKVFHKLLLNFTWWVNRKDVEGKNVFQGGFLGLDNIGVFDRSKELPTGGHLNQADGTSWMGMYCLNMLAIALELAEEDSTYEDIASKFFEHFLYIADAIDGIGNADISLWDEEDGFYYDALHLPDGRQFPVKVRSIVGLIPLYAVTVLELETLQRFPGFKRRMEWFIRNRPDLKDNVACMETPGVGARKLLAIAYKTKLQRILQRMLDENEFLSDYGIRAISKHHLKDPYILHQGEHDYCVRYEPAESTTSLFGGNSNWRGPIWFPVNYLIIEALRKFHDYFGDSLKVEYPTGSGQEMTLQEVAIALSHRLVAIFEQDPAGRRPVYGGLEVFQSDPHWRNYILFHEYFHGDNGAGIGASHQTGWTGLVAALILQNAEHRAQEQHGKI